A stretch of DNA from [Limnothrix rosea] IAM M-220:
AAAGAAATCGTTGCACAAAAACATGAGAGAGAGAAAGAAAAAGTAGAAAGAAGTTGTTGCTCTTCTGTCCTCTATATGTCTAGTATCCCCTAACGCCAACGAGATTTCTGTGATATTGACATGGTGTCAGTGGTGAACTTTATCAGGCGATCGCCGAGAGGAAATTACCTTTAGTAATGTCATAAAGTCCTGATCCTGAGTGATGGCGGTCACAAAAAATCCCTCGGCATTGATGACTCAAACCCTTTCGGAGTACTGCGAAGTTCTTCTGATAGAAAACACGAAAACCAAGAAACATAAAAGGTGTCATTGTTTTGACTCCTAAAAAAGAAATTGTCCCTCAAGTGAGAAAGAATGGGTTTAAACCTAAGCCGCAAGTACCTTGATTTCGCCGGATTCAAGCTGTTCAGTCAATATCTCCAATGCTTTCATCTCTTGCCAGCTAAACTGGTGAGACCAAAGAAGCTTATTTAGAGAGTCCTCCATGGCGGGAGTAACGACTTTATGGGTGAATGCGGTTTCGAAGATGACCTGTAGTGACATGGTTTAAACCCCGTTAAAAAAAAAGAAAGTGTTGTCTGTCTCTATGGTTTCAGTATCGCGTTTACCAGCGGAAAACTCTGTGACTCTACGTCAATTTGCTGATGTACTTTGTCAGCGCAAGAATTGACAGAACACCTTGAAAAACATTGCTGAAATCCTGAAAAAAAGTGACCGACATCACTAGAAAACGCTAAATCTCAATCTCTGTCTGGTTTCTAGCCTTTCGATAATGTCATCTACAATCTTAGGGATTTGCCTGTTGTGACAGCAGTGGTATCAGCGAATAGGCTGAGGCGATCGCCCCTTCTTACTTACAAGCGCCCTTACAATTGATAGCACTACAGAACATTTGCACTAATAGTTTGGTTGTACTACTATTGTCGAGGGCGTTAATGTTGCATCGCCGATAGAAAGACAACACTAACGAGCCCCATTCACAGGCCTTAAATTTTGGCGTTAAAATACAGAGGTGAAAGTATTTGATTCTCCACTGCAGTCTCTGGACAACGGAACTTGGTTTAAGCTCATTTGTGGCGCAAGTTTCCAGCATCTTCCCGCGATCCGTGATCTGGTTTTGGTCTATAGTTTGGCGGGGGCAGATTGCATCGATGTGGCCGCAGATCCCGCCGTAATCACCATGGCAAAAGAAGCTTTGGCGATCGCCTCGGAGATATCCCAAGCCCCGGTCGATGCCTCCGAGCAAAGGCGGCAACCTTTATTGATGATGAGCGTCAATGATGCGGAGGATCCACACTTTCGGAAAGCAACCTTTGAGCCAGACCAATGTCCTCGGGATTGTCCGCGTCCCTGCGAAAAAATTTGTCCCGCCATTGCCATTGATCACACAGGCGTGATCAGCGATCGCTGCTATGGTTGTGGCCGTTGTATTCCGATTTGTCCCTTAGGTCTGATAGACACCCAAAGCTATGTTTCAGCTCCCCATGCGACGGCCGAACTAATTGTCAATTCTGCCATTGATGCCCTTGAAATCCATACCCAAGTCGGCCATTTTGATGCATTTACCCGACTTTGGCAGGCGATCGCCCCAGTCCACCACCACTTGAAATTATTAGCGATTAGCTGTCAAGATCATCCCGACGTTTTGCCATACCTAAAGCAAATCTATCGGGAAATTCAGCCCCTAGGCTGTACCCTATTGTGGCAAACCGATGGTAGACCTATGAGTGGTGACATCGGCAAAGGAACCATCCACGCAAGTATTCAGTTTGCCCAAAAGCTACTTCAGTCGGAAATTTCAGGATATGTGCAACTTGCTGGTGGGACAAATGACCACACCATTACTAAACTTAAGCAACTGAATCTCTTTAAAGGCGATCGCCCCAATGCCACAACCCCCTTTGTTTCCGGCATTGCATTTGGGAGTTATGCCCGCAAAACCCTACAGCCGATCTTGGAACCGCCCGACTGTGAGCGACCCTATCGACTAGAACATGACCCAAAACGACTTTGGCAAGCAGTCTCCCATGCCAGAGATCTCGTAAATCCGTTAAAATCCTAAGCAAATTTCATTGCCATCCTATGACCGTAAATCAGCAGTCCGCCGTTATCCCTGCTCACCGCCGTCTAGTCACGGATGACCTCGAAAAACTTTTAACAATTTTGCCCGAATACCTCCATCAGCACCTTGCCGCTCACCCCCGTAAAGATGAGTTGATCGAAGTAGTGATGGATCTAGGCCGTGTCCCCGAAGCTCGCTTTGTGGAAGGCACCGAAGATTTAGGCGAAACGCCCATCACCCGCGATGACCTAAATTATTCCGTCAGCCGTGTCGGGATGTTTAGCGGTGATAATCGTGCCGGCATTGAACGCACTTTGCACCGCATTAGTGCCATGCGTAATCGCCAAGGCGATATTGTCGGTCTCACGTGCCGCATTGGTCGGGCTGTGTTCGGCACAATTTTGATGATCCAAGAATTGGTTGAAAGCGGTAAATCCATTCTCTTGCTTGGTCGTCCCGGTGTCGGTAAAACCACTGCTCTGCGGGAAATTGCCCGTGTCCTTGCAGATGATGTCGGTAAGCGTGTCGTGATTATTGACACCTCTAATGAAATTGCGGGGGATGGTGATATTCCCCACTCGGCGATCGGTCGTGCCCGTCGGATGCAAGTGGCTAGCCCAGAGCAACAACATAAGGTGATGATCGAAGCCGTGGAAAACCATATGCCAGAGGTGATTATCATCGATGAAATTGGCACAGAACTGGAAGCCCAAGCGGCTCGCACGATCGCCGAACGGGGTGTACAACTCGTCGGGACTGCCCATGGTAATCGTATTGAAAACCTCATTAAAAACCCCACCCTTTCGGATCTTGTCGGTGGCATTCAGGCGGTAACCCTCGGTGATGAAGAAGCCCGCAAACGGCGATCGCAGAAGACCGTTTTAGAGAGAAAAGCGCCCCCAACCTTTGATGTGGCCGTGGAAATGCTCGAACGTCAAAAATGGGTTGTCCATGAAGATGTGTCGATCACCATTGATACCCTTTTACGGGGACATCAGCCTCTCCTCGAAATTCGCACTGTCGATGATGAAGGTAATGTGCAAGTGACGGAGGAAATGGAGCATCCCATCGAAATCCCAGAGTGGAATCCCCAAACTCGGATGGCATCGGAATCCCAACCTAGTCGTCCCCGCGGTTTGCGTGCCTCCGGTAAAATGACCCCTTTACCCTTTGGCAGCAAGAAAAAAAAATACCAAAAACGCAGTAGCGGCTCCCTCGACCAACTGATCGATCAATCTTGGACTGCCCGCGACCCCCAACAAACGGAAAAGGTGCGTACTCCCGGCCCCAATGGCGAGGATTATCCGGTGTATGTTTATCCCTATGGTGTGGGGCGATCGCAGCTAGAGCAGGTCATTGAAATTTTGCGATTACCCATTGTGCTCACTAAGGATTTACCTAGTGCTGATGCGGTATTGGCCTTGCGATCGCAGTTAAAAAATCACTCAAAATTGCGCGATATTGCCCAAGATCAACAGGTGCCTATCCATGCGGTGAAATCGAACACAATTCCTCAAATTACGCGGGGATTGCGGCGGTTGCTAAATATGGATGATCCGAATGTGAAAGAGCCGACAGATATTCGTCTCTTTTCCCAGAGTAATAATGATGATGAAATTGATGCCTTAGAGGAAGCTCGTCTTGCCGTTGAACAAATTGTCATTCCCCAGGGACAACCTGTTGAATTGCTGCCCCGTTCTGCCAAAATTCGAAAAATGCAACATGAACTGATTGAGCATTATCGTTTGCAATCATCAAGTTTTGGAGAGGAGCCAAATCGTCGTCTGCGGATTTTCCCTGCTTAAGAAGATTGCTTATTTGTGTCAAGCCCTAACTTCGATAAGAGGTTGGGGTTTATTTTTTTTGATTTGTTGAAAAGAAAAGGTGATCGCCGACAGTCGGGGATTTATGAAATGTTAGTGAAGTAAACAAAACCGTTTGAACCCCAAGGTTTGTGTACTATGGCCAAGGCCATCAAAGTTAACCTGAGTTCGGTTTAAGCAAGGTTCGGAATGACGATGCGGCGAAGGGGAAAGTGAGTGAGGGGA
This window harbors:
- a CDS encoding R3H domain-containing nucleic acid-binding protein — protein: MTVNQQSAVIPAHRRLVTDDLEKLLTILPEYLHQHLAAHPRKDELIEVVMDLGRVPEARFVEGTEDLGETPITRDDLNYSVSRVGMFSGDNRAGIERTLHRISAMRNRQGDIVGLTCRIGRAVFGTILMIQELVESGKSILLLGRPGVGKTTALREIARVLADDVGKRVVIIDTSNEIAGDGDIPHSAIGRARRMQVASPEQQHKVMIEAVENHMPEVIIIDEIGTELEAQAARTIAERGVQLVGTAHGNRIENLIKNPTLSDLVGGIQAVTLGDEEARKRRSQKTVLERKAPPTFDVAVEMLERQKWVVHEDVSITIDTLLRGHQPLLEIRTVDDEGNVQVTEEMEHPIEIPEWNPQTRMASESQPSRPRGLRASGKMTPLPFGSKKKKYQKRSSGSLDQLIDQSWTARDPQQTEKVRTPGPNGEDYPVYVYPYGVGRSQLEQVIEILRLPIVLTKDLPSADAVLALRSQLKNHSKLRDIAQDQQVPIHAVKSNTIPQITRGLRRLLNMDDPNVKEPTDIRLFSQSNNDDEIDALEEARLAVEQIVIPQGQPVELLPRSAKIRKMQHELIEHYRLQSSSFGEEPNRRLRIFPA
- the ldpA gene encoding circadian clock protein LdpA, coding for MKVFDSPLQSLDNGTWFKLICGASFQHLPAIRDLVLVYSLAGADCIDVAADPAVITMAKEALAIASEISQAPVDASEQRRQPLLMMSVNDAEDPHFRKATFEPDQCPRDCPRPCEKICPAIAIDHTGVISDRCYGCGRCIPICPLGLIDTQSYVSAPHATAELIVNSAIDALEIHTQVGHFDAFTRLWQAIAPVHHHLKLLAISCQDHPDVLPYLKQIYREIQPLGCTLLWQTDGRPMSGDIGKGTIHASIQFAQKLLQSEISGYVQLAGGTNDHTITKLKQLNLFKGDRPNATTPFVSGIAFGSYARKTLQPILEPPDCERPYRLEHDPKRLWQAVSHARDLVNPLKS